The Dyadobacter sp. 676 DNA window TGGAACAAGATTTTAATCACCTGCAACCGGACATTTTTTTCATATCGAATGCGAACCGGGGCATCCTGCAGGATTGGATTCGCGGCGTGCCGGATCTGGTCATAGAAATCGTTTCTCCTGGTTCCAGGAAAATGGATACTGTGGTCAAAAAAGGCGTTTACGAAAGCTACGGCGTGCCCGAATGCTGGATCGTCTTTCCCGAGAAGGTTCGCATTGAAATCTATACGCTCGTGGAAGGCCGATACGAGTTGCACGGCACATTTTCGGATGAGCAAAAGGTGCAATCTAAAAGTACTACCGGCGCTGTC harbors:
- a CDS encoding Uma2 family endonuclease; the encoded protein is MKALEPTIYYNPDLTQIINGEEVMSPSPKLPHQSASGELFLLLANHVKQNKLGRVFAAPFDVILEQDFNHLQPDIFFISNANRGILQDWIRGVPDLVIEIVSPGSRKMDTVVKKGVYESYGVPECWIVFPEKVRIEIYTLVEGRYELHGTFSDEQKVQSKSTTGAVVPRECYVR